The genomic segment ACAGGTTGAAGATTCAGGAGCACAGCTCACAACCAAAGTACAAAGCAAGATTGGTTATGAAGAGATTTACCCAAAAGAAGGGCAtagactttgaagaaattttttctCCTGTAgtaaaaatgtcatcaattcgAGTTGTTCTTCGTATTGCAGCCAGTTTGAATTTGGAGATCGAGCAACTTGATGTGAAGACATCCTTCCTGTATGGCGACTTGGAAGAGAAGATCTACATGGAGCAACCAGAGAGGTTCAAAGAAAGTGGCAAGGAAAATCTTGTATGCCGTCTCAAAAAGAGTTTGTATGGTTTGATACAGGCACCGAGACAGTGGTATAAGAAGTTTGACTCCTTCATGATAGATCATGAGTACCACAGGACTACATCTGATCACTGTGtttatgtgaaaattttttcagATGGTGATTTTGTTATTCTCTtgctatatgttgatgatatgttgATTGTTGGTCGTGATACTGTGAAGATTGACAGGTTGAAAAATGAGTTAAGTAAATCCTTTGCAATGAAGGATTTGGGTTCGGCTAGACAGATACTGGGGATGAAAATCTCATGTGACAGGCAAAATGGGAAGCTCTGGTTAtctcaagaaaaatacattgCGAAAGTACTCAACAGGTTTAACATGagcaaggctaaggaagtttcAACTCCACTTGCAGGTCACTTTAAACTGAATATCAAACAGTGTCCTACAAGTGAGAAAgataaagaagacatgaagaaGGTTCCTTATGCTTCGGCTGTTGGTAGCTTGATGTATGCTATGATTTGCACCAAACCAGATATTGCTCACGCAGTTGGAGTAGTCAGTCGGTATTTCTCTAATCCTGGTAAGGAGCATTGGAATGCTGTCAAATGGATTCTCAGGTATCTCAAGGGAACTCCTAGATTGTGTCTATGTTTCGGCAATGGTAAAACTATGCTAGATAGATACATTAATGCAGACATGGCAGGTGATCTTGATAATAAGAAGTCCATATCTGGGTACTTGATGATTTTTGCAGGGGGAGCAGTGTCATGGCAAAGCAAGTTACAGAAGTGTATCGCTCTTTCTAGTACGGAGGCAGAGTGCATTGCAACTACTGAAGCATGCAAGGAGACTCTTTGGTTGCAAAAATTCCTTCAGGAGTTGGGTATGAAACAAGAGAAGTATAGTCTTTATTGTGACAGTCAGAGTGCTATTCATTTGTGTAAGAATTCTACATTTCACTCTCGATCCAAACACATTGATGTGAGGTATCATTGGATTCGGGAAGTATTGGATTCCAAGTTGTTGACGCTTGAAAAGGTGCATACAGATGATAATGGTGCTGACATATTTACCAAGTCATTGCCTAAGGAGAAACTCTTATTCTGCAGACAAGAAGCAGGTTTGGTGGAACCTCCCAAATGAGCtggagggggagattgttgggtGTGGGCCAGCCCATTTATGGGCCAACCCACTTATACAACACTTGAGGGTTTTTCAAGTTTAAATAGAAAGCAAGCAGCAGCCGCAGGTAGCAATACTCAATTTCCTTCAGTCCTCGTGCGAGAGAAAAAGGAGACAGCTGCCACTTTGAGAGAAAtacgaagagagagaaagagctagTGAGAAAGAAACTTCAAAGTCTTGATTGAAGGGTGATTCGGAACCCGATTGAGACGAAATTTTACCCACGCGATCCTCTCGTCAGGCTCTACTTATCTACCGATTCAGATTTCGGATTTGCTCTTCGTTTGGTAACACCTTTCCAAACCCACTTCTTTGACAGTTGTAGTTTTGGGGGGTGATTTTGTAGCAGATTTGCTTGGTTGATATTGGTGCTATTATTGTCATCCAAATATTTCGAATAGACCTGTGTATTCCCATTATTATCATAGTGGAGATATTTTTGACTAGACTACGTCCTGTGATTTTTCCCAATTTGGGTTTTTCACGTAAAAATCTTGGTGTCCtgtgccttttatttttccttgcattttattatcactATTGGTGTTATTACTTGGTGATTtggtttattcctatttttAACTGGTACTTgaggaaagaaaaatttgtCTTAGGTTAACTCTGATATTGTGTGTCTGTATTGGTACCCCTTTCCCAACAACATATTAATGAAGTTGGGTGCAGCTCCATGATCAAGAAGATGCAATACTTGATAGACTCACAAGGGGATCCTTGCAGAGAGATTTAGTTGCTATAGTTGGCATGCCAAGAATCCGGAAGACAACTATGGCCAAGAAAGTGTTCACTGATCCTAAAGTTTCATATTGCTTCCATGTTCGTGCCTGGTGTCATTTATCACAAGTATACAATAAAAGAGATTTATTGCTTGAGATTTTAAGCTACGTCTCTATTTCTTCAGCTGGTATTCTTCAAATGGCTAATGCAGATTTGGAGTTAATGTTGTATCAAATACTGAAGCAGAAAACGTACCTCATAGTTATGGATGATATGTGGAAAACTGGGGCTGGGGATCACTTGGGCAGATCATTAGGCAATGAAGAAATGGAAGTAGGATTTTGATAACTATCTCGTTGATGTAGCTCTAAAAGCTAAACCTGATAGCAAGCCTCATCATCTTCGTCAGTTCTCTGAGAGTGAAAGTTGGAATTTATTACAGAGCAGGATATTTCATGAACAAGACTGTCCAGATGAACTTTTAGAAGTTGGAATGCCAAACTCTAGAAGTTGTAGAAGACTACCCCAGGCAATTGTTGCAATAGCTGGTGTCCTTGAAAGAGCATACAGAACAGAAGATTGGTGGGAGCAAATTGCATAAAGTATGAGCACACATATTTTTGATGATCCAAAAATGCAGTGCAAGGTTGTTTTGGACTTGAGTTATAAGCATTTGCCAGATTATTTAAAACCATGTTTTCTGTATTTTGGATTGATGATCCAAAAATGCAGTGCAAGGTTGTTTTGGAATTGAGTTATATGCATTTGCCAGATTATTTAAAATCATGTTTTCTGTATTTTGGAATGTTCTTGGAACATTAAGATATTCCTCTTTGGAAGTTAATATGGTTACGGATTAGTGATGTTTTTGTAAAGGAAATGGGACACAAAAGCTTAGAAAATCTTGCAAAGGAATACCTGATGAACCTGATTAGTCAAAACGTAGTAATCGTtagatatttttcaaaatttgaccaTCTGCATGTCGGGTGCCGTCTTAGAACTTAACATAGAATTCGACATATTCTAAATCTTGAAAGTTAGACAAGTTTGTGATGTCAAGCGCTCGACTTCGAATCCAACATAGGACCCATCATTGTCCGGCTCCTGTAATGGTTAAAAGTTGTCCAAGTTTATTATTTGGCATCTGTTCATATTTTTGATAGTTAATTACCATCTAGATGGTGTCTAAACATCCAAAAACTGTTTTGAACACTTGCATTGATATTGAAAAACATTTTGACTAACACAATTCAAGGAAAGTCACCAATTAGTGATGAAAGGTTGCAACTCTTGATCATTTTTAATCTCAACTCTATAAAGGTCTAGTAGGGATGATTTGCTACAAAAGATTATTTTCATACTATGAGAGTTCTCTGCAAAAGCACATCATAGTTCTAGATTTGTCTAACTTTATACAAGAGTTAAAGGAAAACACCCTTCAAATTATCTTAAAGGATATTTGTCCAAGATCTTTGCACACTATTTCTGGATAAATCAGTCTAAAAGAAAGTGATCTCGAGTCACGATTTGAAATCTTTTTGCACTATTTGTTTTGTAACTTTTAGCCATTTTTTCTTGTATTATCCCCAACAATTTTTAGGCTATATTCTTCCTACGTAACAATGGCAAGTTCGTTGAAGGAATTAGCAACCAATATTATAAAGTTGATTAGTTTGATGGAGGAAATTTCATAACATGGTAAAAACGAATTCGTTTCCTTCTCACATCCCTGCAAGTAGTCTATGTATTAACCATTCCAAAACACCTCATTGTCAAGCCTAAAGAAGAGACCCTTGATGAAATTCGAAGACGACAAAAGTGGGAGAATGATGATGAGATTTGTTATTGACACATTCTTAATGCCATAAGTGTCAACCTGTTTGATTTCTACCACACCATTACAACCACAAATTAACCTTGGGACTAGTTGGAGGCAAAATATATGCATGAAGACGCAACAAGTAAGAAGTTTCTTGTttcatgtgacgaccccacctccccctaaggtgaaccaaagggttcggtggactgcctgcccaactcttgttgggactcactacaatccttaAATGAAAAACAAACCAATTCCAATGATTACATCTAAATATGTCAAAATAATAATACGACTATAATATTTCATTGCACAAGTACATCCAAGGatacaaatctcaagtcaaTAGCATCGAGTTCCAAATCTTACAATTCCCCAAATGTCAGTTACAAAATACCAAACTATACAAAAGACTAGCCTTCACTAGTATCTTTCAATCACTTCCTTCACGTCACTCTCCTcttaaggaataacaaatggaatAGGATGagttaacgctcagtgaggccaagaaaacatgcaaacatatAATTCAAGTAACAATGGCATTTGTAcaagaaataaaacaagaaagttCAAGTAACTCATAAATAACATTAACACACTTAATAAGGATACATGAGCTCTCCCAGAATATAAGTGGTCAATGAGACATTGCTCTAATCGATTTAGaattgtttatggttctgagttgacatgagaggtacctcctaccCGAATTAGTGTGGTATATGCTATCACTTAGAGAACTGAGTCGATAatacatcgctccaatcgatttagaattgtttatggttctgagtcgacatgagaggtacctcccacccgaattggtgtggtacatgctatcgctacctcccacccgaattggtgtgATACATGCTATTGTTTAGAGAACtgggtcgatgagacatcgctccaattaatttagaattgtttatggttctgagtcgacatgagaggtacctcccactcgaattggtgtggtacatgctatcgcttagAGAATTGGGTCGATGAGATATCGTTtcaatcgacttagaattgtttatggttttgagttgacatgagaggtacctcctaccCGAATTGGtctggtacatgctatcgcttcGAGAACCGATTATAGCACTGAGATggtatgagaggtacctcccacgtgaattggtgtggtacatgtaTCCGCTCAGAGCTCACGAGTTAAACACAttcatgtacaattaccaatcatatgtATTCACGTAATAAGTATCACATAATTAAAAGTGAGAAAGGAtgagggcgataaagtacac from the Coffea arabica cultivar ET-39 chromosome 11e, Coffea Arabica ET-39 HiFi, whole genome shotgun sequence genome contains:
- the LOC140021202 gene encoding putative late blight resistance protein homolog R1A-3; this encodes MAKKVFTDPKVSYCFHVRAWCHLSQVYNKRDLLLEILSYVSISSAGILQMANADLELMLYQILKQKTYLIVMDDMWKTGAGDHLGRSLALKAKPDSKPHHLRQFSESESWNLLQSRIFHEQDCPDELLEVGMPNSRSCRRLPQAIVAIAGVLERAYRTEDWWEQIA